From the genome of Legionella beliardensis:
TGTTGTAACAGGATTTGTTGTCTTTATGGAGCGGGCACAGCGACGTATTCGAGTTAATTATGCCCAACGTACTCATGGTCGTAAGGTTTATGCAGCTCAAACAAGTCATTTGCCTTTAAAAATAAATATGTCTGGAGTAATCCCGCCTATTTTTGCTTCAAGCATTATTTTATTACCGGCTACTTTGGCTCAGTTTTTTGCTAAAGGTAAAGGCATGGATTGGCTAGCAGATATTGGTATGGCTCTTTCCCCGGGTCAACCCCTTTATTTAATCGTATATGCTGCGGCTATTTTATTCTTTGCATTTTTTTATGCGGCTTTAGTTTTTAACCCTAAAGATACCGCTGATAATTTAAAGAAGTCTGGCGCTTATATTCCTGGTATTCGTCCCGGTGAGCAAACTACTCGATACATTGATTCAGTTATGACACGATTAACATTAATAGGTGCTATCTATTTAGTATTAGTCTGTTTGTTACCACAAATTTTGATGTATACCTGGCATGTTCCTTTTTATTTTGGCGGGACTTCACTTTTAATCATTGTCGTCGTAATCATGGACTTTGTAGCTCAAGTACAAGCCCATTTAATGACTCAGCAATATGATTCTTTGATGAAAAAGGCCAATTTTAGAGGCACCAAGCTGCCTGGTCTTTTATAATATTTATTTGGAGTTATGAATGAAAGTTAGAGCATCAGTCAAGCGCCTATGCCGAAATTGTAAAATTATTAAAAGAAATGGA
Proteins encoded in this window:
- the rpmJ gene encoding 50S ribosomal protein L36, encoding MKVRASVKRLCRNCKIIKRNGTIRVICKDARHKQKQG